In Brachyhypopomus gauderio isolate BG-103 chromosome 18, BGAUD_0.2, whole genome shotgun sequence, the sequence GCATAGAAGAGGACGCTGGCTACCACAGACTGGTAGAACATCAGCAGGAGCTTCTGGCAGATCCTGAAGGACGCAAGCCTCCTAAGAAAGTAAAGTCTGCTCTGGGCTTTCTTGTAGAGGTGGTCGGTGTTCACTGACCAGTCCAGCCTTTCATCCAGGTGCACACCAAGGAACTTGTAAGACTTAACTCTCTCCACATCGACCCCATCGATGGAGACTGGCTGCTGGGATGGCCTGGACCTTCTAAAGTCCATGCACATCTCCTTGGTTTTGGTGATGTTCAGCTGCAGATGGTTTGCTTTGCACCAAACCACGAAGTCCTCAATCAGGCTCCTGTACTCCATCTCCTGTCCATTACTTACACACCCCACAATTGCAGTGTCATCAGAGAACTTCTGCATGTGGCACGACTCCGAGTCGTATTTGAAGTCTGatgtgtacagggtgaacaggaCTGGAGAGAGGACGGTCCCCTGTggtgctcctgtgttgctgaTCACTGAGTCAGAGGAGCAGTCCCTGATCCTGACATGTTGTGGTCTCCCAGTCAGGTAGTCAGTGATCCAGGTGACCAGGTGCATGTCCACCTCCATCTTCACCAGCTTGTCTCTCAGCAGTAGGGGCTGGATGGTGTTAAAGGCACTGGAGAAGTCGAAGAACATGACCCTCACAGCACCGCTCCCCTTGTCCAGGTGAGAGTGAACTCTGTGCAGGAGATGGAGAATGGCGTCTTccacccccaccttctcccTGTAAGCAAACTGCAGTGGGTCCTCAGCATGGTGGACCTGAGGTCTGAGGTGACTCAGCAGCAGTCGCTCCATGGTCTTCATCACGTGGGATGTCAGAGCAATTGGCCTGTAGTCATTCAGCTCCTTCGGATGTGGCTTCTTGGGAACTGGAATGAGGCATGTTGTCTTCCACATGACAGGAACCTTCCCTAGGCGTAAACTAAGGTTGAAGACATGCTGAAGCGGCTCCCCCAGTTGGACAGCGCATGCTTTGAGCATTCTGGGGCACACTCTGTCCGGGCCAGTTGCCTTTCTGGGGTGAAGTCTCCTCAGCTGTCTCCTGACTTGGTCCACAGTGAAGGTGGGGGGACTGCAAGAGCTGTTTAGTCTACTCACTGATGGTGGTGCTGATGTTGGcggagatggtggaggtgagggtggtgatggtgacggGGATtgtagaggtgagggtgagggccgGTTCGCTGGCCATGGTGACAGTGTGGTAATTGCtgcaggagggggggaggtgcaGGAGTAGGGGGCTGCCGGGGGGGCTAGTGGGGGTGACTGGGTGGTGAGTGCtgcaggaggggagggggaggaggcagCAGGAGCAGGACAGTCAAACCTGTTGTAGAAGTAGTTGAACTGGTTTGCTCtgtccacacctccatccactGAGTTGCTCCTCTTGTTTTTGCACCCTGTGATAGCTCTCATCGCACCCCAGACCTCCCTCATGTTATTGTCCTGCAGCCTTCTCTCCACTTTACTCCTATAGGACTCTTTGGCCTCTTTCAGACGTCCCTTGAGATCCCTCTGTACGTGCTTCAGCTCCACCGAGTTTCCATCTTTGAACGCCCTCTTCTTCTGATTGAGGAGGTCCTTGACGTCACTGGTGATACAGGGTTTATTATTTGGGAAGCAGCGTACAGTCCTTGTGGGAACAGCTACGTCCATACAGAAGTTCACGTAGTCCGTAACGCAGTGTGTCACTCCCTCAATGTCCTCACCGTGTGGATGCAGCAGCACACTCCAATCAGTGGTCTCGAAGCAGTCCATTAGGGCTTCTTCTGCTTCAGGAGACCAAACTCTGAATGAGCGAGAGGTAGAAGGCTGCCTCAGTACCAGTGGTTTGTACTGAGGCTGTAGGAAAACCAGATTGTGATCTGATTTTCCcagtggtggtagtggggtgGCCCTGTATGCATCCCTCATATTAGCATACAGCAGATCGATAGTCCTGTTTTTCCTGGTGGGACAGTCCACAAACTGGAAAAAGGCAGGCAGGGTAGAGTCCAGTGTGACATGGTTAAAGTCGCCAGAGATCAGACAGAAGGTGTCAGGGTGCTGTGTCTGTAGCGCTGCCACAGACGGTGGAGTGGATGACATCACACGCTGCCTGCGCGTCCGCCCGGGGtggaatgtaaacacacacaaagatggcGTGTGAGAGCTCCCGCGGCATGTAATATGGTCTAAGGCTCACCGCTAACAGTTCTATGTCCCGACAGCAGATAACCTCCTTCACGTTTACATGACCGGGGTTGCACCACCTGGTGTTGATAAAAAGCACAAGCCCCCCACCTTTGCGTTTCCCGCTGAGTTTCGGGTCCCTGTCCGCTCGCACCGTAGAGAATCCAGGTAGCTCCACGTTAGCGTCCGGGGTGTCGGGGGTGAGCCAGGTCTCGGTGAAACACAGCACACTGCACTCCCTGTAGAGCTTCTGGGTTTTCACCAGACTAGCCAGCTCATCGGTTTTGTTGGTCAGCGAGTTGACATTCCCCATAACCACCGACGGGACCGAGGGTTTGAATCTCTACCGCTTCTCCGTCTTCTTAGCCTTTAGCTTAGCCTTTAGCTTAGCACCGGCTCTGCAGCCCCGATACTTCCGCCTCAGCTCCCCCGGGATTGTTAGGACAATGCCCCCGCGTCCCATGGGACAGAGGCTCAGCAGTTGTTCCCGGGAATAGAATCGAAACTCTACGCTGCACTCCATACCACTCtgaaaatatattataatatcctTGGGATATAAATAAGATGCACTATGTTCATGCGTAAAAGCCTAAgtcaataaataaagtttaaagaAAAACTCAAGAAAAAACAAAGCACACAAAGACGGAGCTACTGGAAAAGGCAGCCACTGGCGGCGGCGCCGGAAGCACAGCTCCAATATTCTCCTGTAGTCATCCACTAAGGAAACTAgagcaaaaaaataaagaacCCTTAGTGCTTTCTTATAGTATTATAAACTTAAACCACACTTAGTAaaactatattttaaaaatcttaGTGACACCTTGTCTCAATAAAGTCAATCAAATAGAAATAACGTTTCCagggcttttaaaaagaaataaattcaCCCACGATTTAGCGCGCGCACAATGCTAATCTTAACATGACGCTAGCATGCTTTTTTAAGCAAGCACATGGCCTTAACTCAAATGAGGTATCAATATGGTCACGGCAAAAGACAGCCAGACTGTCTCTCTAGCTCGTGCTCCATCAACATAACATATATTACTAATTAACTTCTGGAAGTATATTTACATGGTGCACTAATGCAGTTTTCTGCATTAAAACTCATCCAGATGATCAATATGGATCAGCGCAGCACCTCTACCGCCTgattctaattagcaatccaggtaaaattagtggaatcaacacaatccaggaagcctgagcaaaatcctggtgaggacttttaatcggaATTTAagctggaattgacagcacttatATAGTGTATGTATATTGATATAAGAaaacaaaataccattttgTTTACTGGGTTAcatttgtatttgttaacgtaatacaagagaactgttcaatcagacggatatttgttgtgaaacgaacaaattccagcacttttcaaacctgaaacacaaaagcaacattaaagttcgtcaggtaaatgttcattcccctgtttttgagggatgtTTCTACCACATCTTAGCATCGAATACGTTCGCGAACACatctccacgtgtgtgtgtgtggacgcactgttattgacgcatGCAGTGTTGcgaggtcctacaaaaatatcctgcccaaagtcagtgtaaaatccacctgagcggggggtgggtgagtgtaaattgtcggcgagtgtaaattgttgaccggggaagcagtgttaaaattgagacaaATTGAGTATTATATTgccatcgattcttagtgttgacttgtaactcccgcggtggcccaactcaaaagtagcccaaaaaaccgcaacccgcgaccccagaatttttacccgcggaagGAGTTTcgaacaagcccaatttggcgtgaaaactgcGTACCTGGCAACACTGGACAGCTctccgtgtactgcactcatttcctaacctGTAGATGTCGCTCTTTGATCACAGATTCGTCTTCCCTTAAGGGGGGAGGAGgtgcgagagagcagcactgggtgcctttctgaaatctaacgtagttgcggtttgttctcatataaacaaatgtgcgcggaaacccaatggccaattatcgacatcagcaaaaatgatcgcggtaaaaaaaattatcgtactgtaattatcgcgacaggcctagGTGTCACAGCAGGGAGAAGATGGGTAGAAACACTTGAATGAAAGCGAGAAGATCCCTGCCCTGCCTGCACACACGCAGGCCCCCACAAGCCCTCCACATTAACCTTTAACAAATGACGAGTAGAAGCGATTCTTCATTCTCAGGGGCAGACGTGCTGTCAGGAGCAAAAATCACTTTCGGACTTGAGCTCAAGACGTAGGCACAGCGTCTGTGTGACCAGGCTGAACTCATGCCTGATGTTCACAGGAGATCACATGTGAATTTACCAGGAACGAGCAGTAACACAATCAAAGCACAGAGTAACACTACAGCACCTACATCTGTCATAATCCGACTGGACACTCACAACCAAATTATTTCAAAAGAGAAGTTCCAatccttcaaagaaaaacaaGCAAAGATGACATTTGTTGCATGGACATCCTGCATGTCATTATTGGTGTTTTGCTAGTAAAAATCTCTTTCTAAGACCTCAATGGCACTAAGATGTCATACGCTGTCGTTACTCTTGGTGTTAGGTGGTTAAATTGCAACATAAAAAGAGATGGCCAGAAGAAATAGTGCATCTACCTTTATACCTTCATAGGTCCCACACACAATTCAAACTGTGTTGCTTAAAAGCTTAGAATATGCTGATACTGCTCTAATTCACATATAGCTCCAGACTAAACAGAACACTACACACAGTGCTCCAAACAGTAGTCAAAGCCGTTTGGCAGGCCACTGCGACCTCTAGAGGTTAACACAATATTAAAGCCTTTCAAGAAATtgagttgttctattagtaatggcaattTCATTAAGGGGgtgtattgaaatgaaatacaattagataatcttttttatcatttacataatcaacatgtattttttaatcattgggttttaagtttaagttcaaaaacatgcatttttatttctttacctaatacatcactttaagccagtatcaatagtttggctgtcatcattcatgcacaaatcaagccttgactatatttctggcttcaaaaacatgactatcaacatgccccctccTTATGTTTTACTGCTCCCCCAAGCAAAtcagtccagaaccggggctgtgCTATAGGTATTTAAAGGAGtgagcacctttaacctgaaaAATTAGAATTGAACTGTTATTTCggagaaattcagaaaatacatattagagatgatttcaataaaatcataataGTGATtatgatataataatgctaagattgaatccaatgacTAACCAgtaatttttaattattattttttccacgtgataccccacatacataaattacaagtcggttGTGCTCTGCTAATTGCGAGGGCCGGTCTGAACCAAAAATGACGGCCGAtgttttgtcccagtccagccttGTCCACAACGGAATCAGTGCTATTAAAACTAAAATAAATAGGCAGAAAAACACACTCCCACGACGTttcattgttattttatttttcattcgaAGAAGAAAGCATTTTGTCATAAACATATTTGAGTTTTTCTGTGGGCAATTCAGTTAACCACTTTAAACCTTTCTTTCTGGTGCAGCAGAATGACTCGTTGAAAGAGCTTTGAAAAGACAGAAAGCAATGAATCACTACGCTACTAAGAAGACCTTAGTACTTCGAAACTCATATTAAAAACGTTAAGAAGCGTATTCACAGAACAGAATGAATATTTGTGTGATATACGGAGGTGGACTGGCCCGGATCGTTAATATTGTTGCTTGGTGCAACACGGACCCGCAGGGAGAGCGACATCCGTCAGCCGGATATCGGATATGAAGAATTTCATACCGCGTTAGGTAAGATGgtggctagttagctagcgtGCTTCTGTCGTATTTGTGATGTTATGTAGTATTGCGAGTGAATCGTTGGTTGTTTTTTGTCTTCAGTGGCTTCTATAAATATTGTGTATAGAGTAAGTGTGATTCATAGCGTATGGGCAGTTTATTTTATCACATTTTTCCTTGGTTGTAGTTTGCTTGAAATGCTACACGTTGCTAGCAGCCCGCCGCGCGTCGACCGTCTCGTTGTGCGGGGCTGGtatttagctagctagctaacaattAGCCTGTTTAGCTAATGTTTATGATCTGACGTGGTAAacgatttacacctatttcaaAGCAGTTGCTACCTTAACGAGGAATTATTTTaagttttaaaatatataaacaacgATTAGCTTAGTGTGGTCACGAAACTGTACAAAGACATTCAGCTAATGTatctagctaacgttagctagatAGTTCGTTTTAACTCGGCTATCTAGCTTAGCTAAATTATCGAAAAGACACTTGCTTGTAGTTAGCAgtaattattgttattgtaaTTATTGTTAAATCAGCATCATCGTTTAGCTAGCAACGTCGTTGACTaaattataaatatttaatgattatCACTTTTTACTAAGTCGCAAATTAATCGTTCAAAAATTTCCCGTTGAAGCGTACCATATTGCTTTGTGTCGGGATTGCGTGATTTCCGTCATTAGAACTATATTGATTGTATCGTAAATACATAAAAATGCCTTATTTGTAGCTCCACGTTTCCAACGAAACAAATCCCCCCCCGCTAGTTTTAGGTCTATTTTTGCTTTAATTCGTTTAACGGAAATGCCAgacccattcatttattgtaATAACTTGTTGAATTCGTTCAAAGTTTGTGTCTGCAAAGAAGTAGAAAATAAGTCTTGTTCCTTGTTTTCTAGGTTTTTTGGGTGCAATGGACAACAACAGCGCGGTGAAGCTCTTTGTAGGGAATCTGGCGTTGGAAACAACACAGGATGACCTAATAGCCCTTTTTTCCCCTTATGGAGAAGTGGAGACGATTACTGTACTCAGGCAGTTTGCCTTTGTACATCTGCAAGGAGAAGGGGCTGCTGACCGTGCCATCCGTGATCTGAATGGCCGAGAGTTTCATGGTCGAAACCTTGTAGTTGAAGAGTCCAGAGGCAGGCCCCTCAACTCTATCAAAGTATTTGTGGGGAACCTGAGTGCTATGTGCACAACTGATGACCTGCATGAACTATTCTCTCGTTTTGGCAAAGTCTTGGAGTGTGACAAAGTAAAAAGTAGGTTTTTGTTAACTGTTCTGCATCTAATCAAAAATTGGCTGTGTCGTCGCCCAGATGTTCAGCGGATATAATGCACTTTGTGTAGTTATTTTAATGTTGTGACTTGTTTCTGTCTTCCCTGTGCAGCCAAGCTCTCCTCATCAGCAGGTTATGCCTTTGTGCATATGGAGCGTAAAGAGGATGCGGAGAAAGCCATAGAGGCACTTCATGGCACCTCCTTCAAGGGCCGCCCGCTTTCTGTGGAACTCTCGAAGGTTCAGCAGACCAAACCTGCGGCTGCCTCCAAAGTGCCCTGTGCACGGTGTGGGGCGCAGGGCCACTTTGCTGGGGAGTGTCCCAGCAGGCCTCCCATGGAGCACCACCAGAGTCAGGCGGCCGTGCTGGCGGCAGCTGCGGCGGCCGCCGCCGGCCTCCCCATTCAAGTTCAGCAGTGCGTGCACAATTCCTTCTTCAACACCACAAGCTCAGACCCAACGTACACGGCACTGAAGGGCCTGACTGAAGCCAGCGGGTCAGGAGGCAAACCGGTCAGCGCCGCCGTCTATGGCGCCCTGGCGAGCCAGGTGTACGGTGCCGTCGCCGACCAGGTCATGGGCTCGGGTAGTGGTCAGGCCCCGGAGCCTGTGGAGGTGCCTCCGGTCGCTGTGGCGGTGGACCCTGCCTACGGTGCAAACTCCATGTATGCCAGCTCCGCCTACGGGGCCatgggaggaggagaggccGACCCCCAGGCCATTTTCGAGGCCGCTCGGGCGCGCTTCATCGAGCAGGGCCAACAAGTTCTGGCTGAGCAGCAGGCCATTACCAAATCTGAGCGAGATCGAAGCCCCGTGAGGCGCTCGGCCCCTCTGCTGCCTGACCCAGTCCCCCAGCCAATCTCCCAGACGAGGGCCAAGCGCCGTGCCCTGCTCCCCACCCCACCGGGTGGACCCGAACTTCCCACACCTAAAGATGGCGACCCCATTTCAAGGTAACCGATCACTGGTTCTTGCCACCACATGCAAAGTGCGAGGCCCTTAACAT encodes:
- the rbm14a gene encoding LOW QUALITY PROTEIN: RNA-binding protein 14a (The sequence of the model RefSeq protein was modified relative to this genomic sequence to represent the inferred CDS: inserted 1 base in 1 codon) is translated as MDNNSAVKLFVGNLALETTQDDLIALFSPYGEVETITVLRQFAFVHLQGEGAADRAIRDLNGREFHGRNLVVEESRGRPLNSIKVFVGNLSAMCTTDDLHELFSRFGKVLECDKVKTKLSSSAGYAFVHMERKEDAEKAIEALHGTSFKGRPLSVELSKVQQTKPAAASKVPCARCGAQGHFAGECPSRPPMEHHQSQAAVLAAAAAAAAGLPIQVQQCVHNSFFNTTSSDPTYTALKGLTEASGSGGKPVSAAVYGALASQVYGAVADQVMGSGSGQAPEPVEVPPVAVAVDPAYGANSMYASSAYGAMGGGEADPQAIFEAARARFIEQGQQVLAEQQAITKSERDRSPVRRSAPLLPDPVPQPISQTRAKRRALLPTPPGGPELPTPKDGDPISRCYAEYVQQYQQYHQYPQYHPYPQYQYNYYPPPPPPPPPMPVMPMPPSGAMDAQQLAAPGTTSSPRAMNHRLPSVFHSNAERWWAKMAPXPQDARLHMTGGRELESHSGMDALPTKVKPSAPDHACTLTVHVPSVILLQLFGNPQLRSAF